taggagaATAGACAGCAGCAAatgcgcagcaaaatacggcacatgttaCTTTACCCTAAGATTGCAATATGGGACAAACACAGCTAAGGATATCATAGTTACTATAGTTAGTATTTATTTTAATGTTGCATTAAGGCACTGTCTCAGATGCAGCCCCTTTTAACAATGTTGCCTTCTTCTGTAAAGAGTTGATTTTTCCGAGGTAAGTTGCTGCCAGCCAGGCATTGCCTCTGAAGGGGTAACAAAATGACATGGACCCTGCTGAGAAGAATGGCCATCTATGGGGCACCAGAACGGCAGCTACTTGGGGGAGACCAAATGATGTCAATGATGAAAatgacccctttaaggattctatACTTTATTTTGCTATAAATACAGAAGATATACACACATGTAACTCTATAGACATACAGTATTATACAAGAAATGTGTGCTCGCTACCAACACTCACAGCTATCTCCTTACTAGGCAAACATGTCTAGGACTCATTTTAAGAACCCAGACAGAGCCCTTTAAGAGTGTTCCCTTTCCTTCCCTTTACTCTTCTACTACTAATAAACCCAATTAGGCTGTTGCTCAATAACAATTTTTTCCAGCGATGCCTCACGGGCTTGTGAAATGGGATTTAAAACAGCAACTCCAAGCCAAGCGCATTCTGTGAACACACAAAAGAATTCTTCTTGTCAACATACAAATATCTAGTGGCCAATATATCCCAGAATTCCACAGTTCTTCTGTTTTGGAATGTAAATGAGGTATTGAAACCGTGGCAACAAGTACACAGCCTCGCAATATAAAGTAATTATGGGCTCCTCCGCCCCAAATTCAGAGTGCTCCTCACATGCGAGTGCAAACAATGAGACACTTTTATTCCCGAACAATAAGGGTTTTCACTCCCCGTCTTAATTCATACAGCTGCTCGGCACGCCATGTTTACAATCATACAATTTACACTTATAGAAAATTGAAAGTTTGTTGTCAGTGATGTTTGAGAGGCCCCGTTTTCTGTTCTCAGCCATTCATGTAATAAGGCTTGTAAATAAACCGGGGCCAGTATTCAGCAATGAACAACTTGGGACTAAAGAGAAAATTATAGTGTCACAATTCTTAGAGATACTGAACCGTGAAATGCACACACACTCTTTGGTGTCGGCCCAGGCTCATGTACGTGACAGACGAGGCTGCTCTGAAGAAGGCTTTATATTGTGGATTAAACAATTCCCCTGTTATTCCGTAGCCTTTGCTCTTCCGGGGTCTACCAGATTCACGTGTACATCATCGCAGAGAAACCACAAACAGTAACATTCAACACATTATTGGAAGAGAAGAGATTGATATCTGCCTTAGCATGCAACAAAATGGATTTATGGTTTGCCAGAAAGCGCAATCCTCTATCCGGGCAAGTGTATCAGACCCGCAGAGAGGTccattaaacttaaaggggttgtccagcgatCACCTGAGTATGGTGTCACAAAGtaaaataaagcaacttacttaaTGTAATTTGCCATAATGCCAAGATCTCTCCTTATCAGCTGCGCTCTCtcccttgtagctgtgacatGTCACACAGAGCTCCTGCCCCTGCACCCCCTGACTACTCAGGGAGAGACCATTAATGTGAAGAGGAGAAGCTCATATTACAGCTTTTTAGATTTTAAGACAGCAGAAAGTTTATCAGTTACAGTTTTAGTCAGAACAGTATGACTGCTGTCTTATCTGAGAAAGGTTTCATGCTGCCTTAAAATCTAAATAGCAGTAATAGGAGCTCCCCCTATTCCCATCAATGGTTTTGTACTAAGCAGATatcaggggaggggtgggagcaTGGACAGAGCAGACCCCTTTCAGTGATTGTGACAAGGTGTCAGCTTCATGCGAGACAGCTTGGTTAATAATGATAGATGTGTGCAGTATGGCTAACAACATTATATTAATAATTTGCTTtattactttttgacaccatacaccggttgtttcttttgctggacaacccctttaagtattggatctgggataacccctttaccacTTATCTATCAGATAGGCAGCGGTGGTCCAACTAAAGTACAAAGGTCACTTATCCATAGTGAACAGAGAACATTGCTCAACCTCCACTCCATTCACTGGCTATGGGGACATCAAAGATAGCTGAATACTGTATTCTGCTATTCATCGCAGTCCCATAGCAAGAGAATGAATTGGTGGCTGAGCATGCAAGGTCAATCTATTCAATTAGAGAACAATGGAACCTCATTCTTGTGaactgtgggggtcccagcggtcagatacTTATCACATATCCTACAGGATAAGTTTTAATTTTCAGATAACCCTTTTATATACTTAGGCCCATGTCTCATGTCATTATGGAGTTCAATCTAGGACAGTATGCAGCAAGCCCCTAAACTTCTCTAGTGGTGAAAGAAAGAATTGTCAAGTTAAAAGTCCATATCTATGCAAAAGATTTGgagctttaaaagaaaaaaaaaaaataccaaaaacagAATTCTGACTATAAAAAGATATTAAGAAATTAAGTCAGCAGAATTTTTAACTTAGAGTAAAAAAACCTGTAgaatgttgtttaaaggggtactccggtggaatttatttttaattttttaaatcaactggtgccagcaagttaaacagattagtaaatgacttctattaaaaaatcttaatccttctagtacttattagctgctgaatacagaggaaattttctttttggaacacagagctctctgctgacaccatgaccacagtgctctctgctgacatctctgtccattttaggaactgtccagagcagcatatgtttgctatggggatttcttctactctggacagttcttaaaatggacagaaatgtcagcagagagcactgcagtcatgatgtcagcagagagctctgtgttccaaaaagaaaataatttcctctgtagtattcagcagctaataagtagtagaaggattaagattttttttagaaaagtaatttacaaatatgtttaactatttggcaccagttgatttatttaaaaaaaaaaaaaaggttttccacgggagtacccctttaagggtagacaTTTaagttctggaaaaaaaaaaaatctattaaatgCCACTACACACAAGGTGACCTGAAGTTCTAGTTTTACTGGAATAGTCCTAGCTTAAGGACAGCTGTCTATGCGTCCTGAAACATATTTTTGTGACGCAAGCATGTCCAGTTTTTCCACAGCAGCTAGTCACTGCAAGTGGTTGTGGCCCACCAGTGACTGCCAGTACCTGTGAGGATGGAGGCAGTGAATTGTGCTGCACATAGGCACGTCTGCTACATCAAGCCACTGACGGTGTGCAGTAGAACGTGCAGCCTGCCCAAGTCTGGGGCGGTGACTATACTTCGATGAACCACTGCTCCCCAGACCAGGGGAGCACCAAAGCGGGGCAGTATGTTTGGGGACTGGGGGCTGTTTACACTTATGGGGATACAGAGAcagctatatgggggcacagagagggggcctacaagTACATATGGGGACACaaggggggcctacaactatatatgagggcatatAAGAGGACTACAACAGTATATGTTGGCACAGAGGAGGCACGATTACTGGGTGAGGTAATACACGTGGAAATGGTGTAAAGAGGTGGGCATTGTAATGGAGAAAAGAACCTAAAATGTTTGGCCGGGGGAAATTAAGTGCGAGTCATTTGTCACATACCATCTTCAGAGTgcttgtgtacagctgatatctaccactatatggtcactgtatgtgggAATATCGGCAAATGTTTAGTGTaattttgcatcactaattagTGTCCCGGCTCTTCTTCTAGGGCCTTGCTAAGATAGAATAAGGTGTGACTGGAGCCATATTCATTTGCCCTGTGAAACATCCTGTGCACTAAGTAGGACTCTGCTTTTGTATACAGAATGTATCCCAAATGTAATTTTATGGAACTTTTAAACAGTACTAGACAATTTCAGATATTCTGAAGGGGTTATGGGTGTCATATCTACCAACCTCAGCTGCCGAAAACTAGTGGTGGCACAATGCCCTGCTACCACAATGGTAATGCACCTACCGTGTCTTTTTGTAAGATGTCTTCTTGACAACACTTGTACTAATCTCCCGCTCTGGTTTTTCCTTTTCATGCCTCTCTCTTTCAACTTTCTGCTCTTTTTCAGGTTTCTCTTTATCAGTCTTATCCTTCTCAGTCTTTTCTCTGTCCATCTTTTCCTTGTCCAATTTTTCCCGATCTAGCCTTTCACGGTCCAGTTTCTCCCGGTCCATTTTTTCCCTATCTATTTTCTCGCGGTCTAATCTTTCGCGGTCTAGCTTTTCCATTTTTTCTCTGTCCAGCTTATCCCGGTCCAGTTTCTCTCTGTCCAGTTTCTCTCTGTCCAGCTTATCCCTGTCCATTTTTTCTCTGTCCAGTTTCTCTCTGTCCAGCTTATCCTTTTCAGGTTTTTCCTTTTCTAGTTTTTCTCGATCCGTTTTTTCCTTTTCAGGTTTTTCAATCTTCTCTTTTTTCTCCTTCTTCGGAGGCGGTGGGGTGGCATACTGCTGAGCAACTTGCTGCGCCACTAGCTGGGAGTTTATTCTAGGCTTCCTATAAAGAAATACAAAAGGAAAACATTAGATCTCAACACAGGAACAGACAGATTACTTTCTACTATAAATCCACAAAGTCATATGAGCACTAGATTAGAAGAAAGCCTGTCTTTTCACCAACATGACCACTCTTATTCACAGACTGTGTGTATTGCACTATAAAAGTAAATGAGGCCAAGCTGAAATGCTAGTTAGGACATGGATAAGGGGCATTATctggggggaaattttttttaatttctaacACCCTCTAAGTGATGTGTCTACAAATTACAAGTATAACCATTTAGAAGAAAACTGTTGCCTCAAACAAGAATTTCAAATTATGTTCCAAAAGTAGTTAAGGCAAAGTatgttctttatttttatgaAGACAATTTTTGTAGTGCTAAAGATGGATATATACTtatagtagggatgtaagaaaaaatcgatttgcgcgattatcgcgattttttgttccgcgatactgaatcgattttgaaaattctgagaatcgattttttataaattattataattaacatttactttatttcactcactgagtcaTAGTCCTatttgtcttatttttttttataacacttaaactcctgaccattagttggcagtgtacctgttatcatcagctctgtcccactcgcaggctgctaccgcgagactatagactcagaacaaacaggaaggagaacgtacgcactcacaggacaactctcgtgggatcttgttctttctcagctgCGAGTCGCAGCAgagaaagaacaagatcccgcaagagttgtcctgtgagtgcgtacgttctccttcctgtttggtctgagtctgtagtctcgcggtagctGCTGCAGAGTGAACGCTGCATCAACATGGCTGGCAATAAAGATATCCGGGATGCTCCGTGGAGTTATAAGGCGGGCATTTGGATTCATTTTGGATTCTACAATAAACCAGGGAGTAAGGAGTATGACAAGAGCCATGCAGTGTGCAACATATGTCACGTCAGAATCAAATACTGCGGGAATACGACAAACCTATGTGCCCACATGGCACATGCCTtggtattttatttatgttatacaGAATTGTATTTATTTGTGAAATCTAGTATCAAACCTCAGCTAAGCTGTCAAAAAGTATTAGGTttgttataagaaaaaaaaatcctgcaagcACAAGAGTTTGTTGCTTAAACACTTGTTTGACGTTGTAAGTCCTCATTGttcttaagaaaaaataaatgtatatttaatacagTATATCTTTGTGTGAATGTAGTATTGATGTGtagaataagttttcccaagcttttaatagggaatatcgcgatatatcaCGATATATCACCAACTAgacagtatcgcgatatatcgtgatatatcgaatcgccgcCCTGGTAtcacgattcgaatcgaatcgccaaattattggcgattcacacccctaacttATAGTAGTGTATACTTATAGCAGCTTATGTCCTTAGGCTAAGTATTTAGTTGTGTTATTGAAGGCCCTTTGAGGGTACCTAAAAAACAGCCCACTGGATCTCATAATCTAATAACATTTCATCTATTTATAAATTGTTGTAGTGACACAAAATTCCAATTTGCtccacaaaaagtaaaaaaaattcttcagACCAGGGTGGTATGAACATAAAAAAATCCCAAATATTCATATGAATATTTATATCCGCTGCACATAACCGATCAGGGCCAGACAGCAGAAGCAACCATAAACATATCAGCCACGTTGTGCTACTTTCCAGCAGCGGAACAATTGAAAGAAGATACTTTAAGTCTGAGAGGAGGTAAAGGCGTCCAAAGCTAATTTCCGATTCAAAGCACGCCGGTTTCGAGCAGTGTCTTCATCGTAGCACAGCATTACTCTACACAACAATAGATGCTGCTGCTCGTCTCCAAGGAGTCCAAATGATTATTTTGTCTCAGGAATGACAGTTTCATACTCATTGACAAATTGTGAGAATGGAGAGTACAGAGACTGGTTTAACCAGCAATAGCTCTTACAGGACGTGATCACTCATTAAAAATCCCTCCCCCTACTAAACCCGCCAAAACCCTCAGCATTTTCTacaattttgcacaatttttgttTATTCATTCAGATATTGACAGGTTTGATGGATGGGCCCAACTGATCCGAAACCATCTTTAAACTGCCAGTCACCAAAAGCTGAGTGGTTAACCCAAAGGGTATTCAATTAAATCTCCGTCTTTAGGTTACCCTAGTTTTAGCTTGACCAAATGAGAGTAGCAGTGCAAGAACCAAGAGAAATTATTAGATGTGCGGACATTGACATTCCCTTTTTCTCTTAAAGGGCACCAGACAGTTTATTTGGCTGAACAATTGTTTCTATTAAAATTTGGCTAAGAAATCTTGATTTGTGGAAAGTCTGCCTAGGTGTTAAAATAGTCAAAAAAGACAGGCACTGCCCAAAGTAACCACATTTTAAAAAGGATTGTACAGTCCTGGACAACCTCTGATAGGTTGGTCACCAACACGCAAAATCCCTGAGGATAAGCCCAGATGTACACAATAAATGGAGTTGGAAACCCTGGCTCCATTCATGTGTAGTGACCATGTCAGGTTACTACAACACAGCTCTTAGGGAAGTGAATGGGCACACAGCAGCTCTGCTGAACAGCCAATTGGTGGGGTGCTGGGTGTCAAGATGTCACCAATTGGATACTGATTACCTATTTTGAGTCTAGGCAAGGCATTGGCAACCTTCGGAActacagatgttttggactacatcttccataatgctcttacagccaaaatgctgacaaagcatcatgggagatgtagcccaaaacatctgcagtgctgaaggttgcctatgcctggtctaGGCTATCAACAGGTTCTATAAAAATCCTGACGTTCTAGAGAAAAAAGTCTGAAGTTCTACGACATGAAGGTTGTGAGGGC
The sequence above is a segment of the Hyla sarda isolate aHylSar1 chromosome 6, aHylSar1.hap1, whole genome shotgun sequence genome. Coding sequences within it:
- the RYBP gene encoding RING1 and YY1-binding protein isoform X1; amino-acid sequence: MIMGDKKSPTRPKRQAKPSADEGYWDCSVCTFRNSAEAFKCSICDVRKGTSTRKPRINSQLVAQQVAQQYATPPPPKKEKKEKIEKPEKEKTDREKLEKEKPEKDKLDREKLDREKMDRDKLDREKLDREKLDRDKLDREKMEKLDRERLDREKIDREKMDREKLDRERLDREKLDKEKMDREKTEKDKTDKEKPEKEQKVERERHEKEKPEREISTSVVKKTSYKKTRPKPDIHRNPENEMNSIQSANATKISNFNHTSRPRLKNVDRSTAQQLAVTVGNVTVIITDFKEKTRSSSTSSSTVTSSAGSEQQNQSGSGSEFTDKGSSRSSTPKGDMSVVNDESF
- the RYBP gene encoding RING1 and YY1-binding protein isoform X2, with amino-acid sequence MEATSRAAVMKPRINSQLVAQQVAQQYATPPPPKKEKKEKIEKPEKEKTDREKLEKEKPEKDKLDREKLDREKMDRDKLDREKLDREKLDRDKLDREKMEKLDRERLDREKIDREKMDREKLDRERLDREKLDKEKMDREKTEKDKTDKEKPEKEQKVERERHEKEKPEREISTSVVKKTSYKKTRPKPDIHRNPENEMNSIQSANATKISNFNHTSRPRLKNVDRSTAQQLAVTVGNVTVIITDFKEKTRSSSTSSSTVTSSAGSEQQNQSGSGSEFTDKGSSRSSTPKGDMSVVNDESF